GCAGCAGAACCAGAAGATGTAACTGGAGGGAATCAAGTCTGGCCTTATGGGTCTGTGTTTTGGAGGGAAatggagaaccagagcatggTTTGGAACAGAGGACTGACATGTTATACCAGGGTAAGTCTATGTTGAGAAAAGACCACAGTTCTGGCTGAGTTTTCTTGGATTCACTAGAAAGCTTTTAAAACTCTGTTATTATTGCAATTGCATTCTATGTGAATGACAGTTCAAAATTTGTTTTTAGTAATGAGGATCCAGATGcactgagaggtggcacagtctGGAGCTGACTCTTGAGATAGTCCTCATTCTCAAGGTCAGCTAGCACACCAAGACATCAAAGTAACAGTTCTGGCATCCCAGGACTCCAGAGTCCCCAGACCTCCTTGCTGATAGTCCTACCTCCGGCTTGTTTGTCACTCTGTTCCCAGTGTCAGATAAATTTGGCAAACACTGCTTTAATACAAGGTGCCCCAACTTGATGACCTCCCTAGACATGTATAATTATTACAAAGTATACTATGAAATACTCAGAGGTATCTTCACACAGTGAATTCAAGTGCACCTGACCATCAGTTATGAATATATCCCAAGTAGAGCCTTTACTAGCCAGAAAGGTTAGGTAAGAGTAATCAGTTGGTGCTCTAGACATTCAAACTGAGGTTATTACAACTCACACTAACACCAAAATACTTTCTTAGATGTCTCTTACAGTTTTAACTGTGATCTTAGAACTCCTTTATAGACTCTAAAGAAAGTGAGTCTAATTGTCTACTTGATTGACTAGTGAGACTGGATTGGGATTCCCCCCAGATTGCAATAAATATAACAACCACCAGGTGGCAGCAAAAAACCAGTAAGGTGTTTATAAACCACCAAGTGTTCTGACTTGGAAATTTGAACAAAAGAGCTCTTATCTGTAACAGTGGGGTGAATCCTACAAGAAAAGATCTGATTGCCAGGCACCAGGAggtgattcaagcccctggtctcctctGGCAGGGGGTAAGcctcacgaggggtgaagcaatgctacaggtgtctctctttccttctatgtcttccactcccctctcaattttattgtctctttactaaataaataaaaataaagatattaaaaatatatatcttgtgGAGATATAGTGGGCAATGCACAGGCATTTGATAATTGGGGTAAATTTTATACAAACATATATCGGAGTGAAACTATAGCCCTGAAAATTTTAagcttaaaaatattattattttatcaaagcattgctcaggggattgaacctgggactttagaacctcaggcatgaaagtcttttgcataaccattatgctagctcctccacacaatactcctgaaatctataattttataaaccaatgttCAGTCACTAATAATGAAAATATCCATAAGAACAAGAGGCTgcctcacttaataatggcccttttggtcaatctcataccacctcatcatctggggctctagtcagagaatccttgggtTCCCACACAAATATTATAAGCCTAGATCTCTCATGGATCCttatctccaccatcactggtcacttccatcaggaacgtcatcataagcccttttgcaggccttcccaggaccttcacctcaccataaagcagcaatggtagggactgcctcagtcTCCCAGAGACTGGGGtaatatcctgccctgccacttgaggaagactggtcctaaaatgagtgcagcctgcactgttcccagctgtgactatgagctttgagctcagaccaatagggactcagaggttacccaggctctggtgctaaatacaaagatatatatgggctctgggtcaggtggataaaggtaaatagttaattttgttcaaagaattttttcaagaatggtagctactctctgccccaacTCAACGTTCTACTCCTTTTCTCTATTATTGAcaccattttcctttttaaaaaaatatattttgggggggagttgggcggtagcacagtgggttaagctcaggtggcacaaagcacaaagacctgcgtaaggatcccggttcgaggccctagctccccacctgcaggggagtcgcttcacaggcagtaaagcaggtcttcaggtgtctgtctgtctgtgcccctctctgtcttcccctcctctctccatttctctgtcctagccaacaacgatgacatcgataataactacaacaatagaacaacaagggcaacaaaagggaataaataaatataaaaaaaaactttcaaaaaatattttttaaaatatttatttatttattggatagagacagccagaaatcaagagggaaaggtataacagagagggagagagacagaaagatacctgcagcactgcttcaccactctcaaagctttctccctacagatggggatcaggggatcaaactcaggcccttgtacactgtaacatatgcgctcaaccaggtgagccaccacccagccccagacaccattttctcagacattttttatccaacttcatgttagctattaaactcaaCCAAAAACTACCATAGCCGTGGGCTCCTAGAAGCccgcctaaaatggacttccaagctttcttccaccctaagatccctaatctcatctgttctgttcctactctttggttcctgttcattaaccattttgtctcactttatgtcctgtcaccttccagacaccaacatGATTCCAttttgacttctctggacagacaacctcaccaatgtgtccagaaatctcacctctccagagctctagcccactagggaaagacagaaacaggctggaggcccatgtccagcagagaaccagttacagaagccagaactcctactttccacatccccaaaataattatgatccatactcccagtggggtagaagtgataggaggaagaggataagagggctctgaactccagctccatcaagacccacagagagaggaggtaaaagggagggacatttggatgtagtaatagggtcatgagtggctgtacctggaagaaaaagggggtaatTCTCACTCTCTGACGGgagtctgggtcaacatactctaccactcaaggaagactggttctgtaatgagtgtagcctagaatgttcttatctATCATGGaatacgagctcagacctacagggatgcagaggttacacaggctcttgtgttgaatatggggccccagatcagaccaaTGGGTTAtacatttaatggtatttataaacttttcccatacttgagagctactctctgccctgatccagctttctagtcttattcacaactctgacaccatctccccagacagtacctttagcccacctatatgttagctgtccggctcaagcaagaattagtaaagtcatggaccccttggaatatacctaaaatagacttcctagctttttccaaaatggagaccccccaaatctcatctgctatagacttacctttagtttcctgattattaaacaatttgttctgctttatctctctcttttattttttattttttattatttatttactttcccttttgttgcccttgttgttttttattgttgttgtaattgttgttgttattgatgttgttgttggataggacagagagaaatggagagaggaggggaagacagagagggggagagaaagacagacacctcaccTGTAGAcgtgattcaccacctgtgaagtgactcccctgcagggggggagccagggactcgaatcaggatcctgatgctggtccttgcactttgtgccacctgtgcttaacctgcagcgctaccacccgactcccctatttttttaaataataataatatttatttatttataaaaaggaaacactgacaaaaccataggataagagaggtataactccacacagttcccaccaccagatctccatatctcctccccttccctgatagctttcctattctttaaccctctgggagtatggacccaaggtcattgtgggatgcagaaggttgaagatctggcttctgtaattgcttccccactgaacatgggcattgacaggtctatccgtactcccagcctgtctctctcttcccctagtggggcagggctctggggaagtggggctccaggacacattggtggggttgtctgtccagggaagtatgattggcatcatggtagcatctggaacctggtggctgaaaagagagttaacatataaagccaaacaagttgttgactaataacCTAAaaactggagtagtgcagatgaagagttggggggggagggttccattttgtagaaagaTAGTAGCCatgtttagttatatttcaaagggcctatggttatactaggtttttttgtttgtttgtttttacccctgagcctgaaatcttatatgcaggtggatcctagttattgtctggagagatgatgtcatggctggcagaaggaccaaaaAGTgggatcaggtaagagagtagctcccaaatatgggaaaggtatatcaaTATTGTTGACCTTAAACCCTAtggatctgatctgatctggggtccatattcagcttaggagcctatgtgactagggaaatacagaaacaggctgggggtatggatcgacctgttaatacccatgttcagtggagaagcaatcacagaagcccgacctcccaccttctgtaccccataacaatcctgggtccgtgctcccagaaggataaagaataggaaagcttccaatggaggcgggggatagggaactctagtggtggtaactgtgtggaattgtacccttcttatctaatggacttgtcattcagaattaaatcaagaaaagaaagaatacaggcccccccccccccagaagggggcaattatgtacatatgtacacagatagttgtagagatgatagttcacccatgtctgcagcctgggagaactacagtggtttgcAATAGAGGGGATTCAAAACTCTAGTGGTGAAAATGATGTGGAAGGATAccgctgttgacatgtaattttataaattactacgaaatcactaataaaatttttaaaaagaaaatgtttatttgtcaaaaaatataagaaaaatatcttCTTATTAGCACTCTTTTGAGACTGGCTTTAGCAAATGAATATAATTGTTGGCTCACTTACACAAAAATCCAATGGAGGTTAGCTGTGGGGGCTCCGGGGATGACATCAGGATGTCTTTCTCCAGACTGTGGTTGTGCTGCCCTCTGTCACACTCAGGTAGGTATTCCCCATGCAGCGGCCCCAGAGCTTAACATCCTGTGAAATAGGATCTGTTGTTGCCTGGAATTGCATCAAATATCTCAAAACTCACTCTGATTGGCCTGAACTGGGCTATACTGACCTATACCTCTGGCTTGAACAGTGTATAAACACTGTCCAACAGTGTATAAACACCTCTGGGgccagagatagcatagtggttatgcctgaggctccaaagtcccaggctcaatccccagcaccaccataaaccagagcccagcttctctctggtctctctctccctctgcatctatGTCCcatatctcttcctcttccctctccctctctgtctctttttctctctttcaaatgaaatgaaatatattaaaaaggaaggaaggaagggaggaaggaaggaagaggacatCTCTGAATGCACTGCTTCTTTGCCctgtaagtttctttcttttttaaaattcttttaaaattatctttatttatttattagatagagacagccagaaattgagagggaagggggtgatagagagggagacacagagagacacctacaacactgtttcatcacttgcaaagctttcccctggcagatggggactagggccttgaacctgggtcccttcgCATTGTATCCTGTGCACtcaagtaggtgtgccaccaccctataAGTTTCTATGGCTCCCCTTTAGCTGAGAAACCATCAAGCAAGTCTCTCTTTTCCATCTCCAAATCTATTCCCTCCCCAACATgaggtgtgtttgtgtttgtggtgGAGTCAAGGTACCAAGGGCCCTGCCTTTTGGGTCACTTTAAGAGGACcacctgtgggagtcgggcgatagcacaacgggttaagcgcaggttgcacaaagtgcaaggactagcataaggatcccggttcgagcccctggctccccacctgaaggggagtcacttcacaggcggtgaagcaggtctacaggtgtctgtctatctttctctccccatctctgtcttcccctcctctctctatttctctctatcctagccaacaacaacgacatcaataacaacaatagtagtaactaccacaataaaacaacaagggcaacaaaaaggaataaataaataaataaatattttttaaaaaaagaggatcaTCTGTTTATATGCATGGGAGGTGGGGTGCCTTGGTCTTTTCATCAGTACCAGGCACCCAGCACCCTGTGACCCACAGAAGCCACAGGGCCCAAAGGAACATCATTAGACTGGTACCCACTTCAGGTTCTTGCTGGGGAGGCAAGTTTCCCAGGCCTGAGAGTGGCAGGGCCCCCAGGGCAGGAAACGCCTGCTTGCCCAGAACAAGCCTCACCCATGGTTGCGTCACACAGACCCAGGCAAGAGGGAACACAGTCCATGATGGGAGGTGCTGTTCACTTTCACTctgccctcagagtctcaggtggggagtgggggtggtctGCTGAGAACATCTGGGCCATAGTGGTAGGGGGGAAGTCCAGGTACCCATGGAGGAAGCCCCAGGCCTCACTCACTTTTTTCATCAGGTCTTTGTTTACAAATGATAGAATTAAGCTAAGCATCATTTGCTAAAGGGGTGGAAAGTGGGGACTGTGGGACCAGGAGGCATGGAAAGGCCTGAGGGCTGGGGCGAGGGATCTGCAGGCCTGGTCTTGGTGCTCAGAGGATCTGGTTGGGACATGTATCTGTGCAGCATGTCTTCCACACCCATGCCAGTCACGCCTGACTCCAAAGGGGAGCATCTGCTTCcttcaagagagacagagaaattgagaggaaaggggaagatgaggcaagtgggggaagggagagagagagagagatcccaatTTCTGGATTCATATTTTTTATTCAAGTTCCTGGATTCAATAGGGACTTGAATAATACCTCCTCCAACAAAGGGATTGgaacttatttatatattcttttccCTCTATGCCCAGCAGCACTATGATTTATTTGAGTCAGGGCCCAGTAAGTGCTCACTCATTGAAGCAGAGAACATTTATGTAGAAAGCCGTCAGTTGGTGACTGTCAACCTACTTATTGCCAGACACTGTGCCCCAGGCCCCAAAGGATGCAGCACTTGAACTTCATAAATGCCTGAGGCTGTGCTCAACACATTTCATCTCACATCTTGTGGGGGGGAGCCTCTATCACTGTCCCCACTTTACAAAGAAGAATGAAGAGGCACAGACAGGGAACAAAACTTACCCAGGTAGTGAAGCTGTAGTTTGAGCCAGGGAGTCTGACTACAGGGCCAATACTTAACTGTACCACCAGTTAAACAAGGTATTAGCTTCAGGATTTAAGCTAGGTATTCTGATGCTGCCGTCTCAAGTTGAAACAAGACCTCCTCTACATTAGTGTCTCCAGCTGGTGCCCATGACGACCATGCTTTGCCTGTCACCCGGGGTAGATTAGAGATGGAGTGAGACATGAGAAAGAAGCAGCTGTCAGTTGCTGGTCATTTGTCACACACCTGATGTGTGTGCCCATTCCTGGAGAGATTTGGCAACTGTGATTCCTAAAGCAGAATTATGAAAGTGCAATAATGGTGGCAGGGGAAATAACTTGAGTTGTGGGACttcaaactttcatgcctaagattcctggtttgagtcctagcACTACATGTACTGAAGTAGTTCTCTGgcgcctctcttcttctctctgccttACATGAaattctatcatatatatatcaaaggaaggaaagaaggaaggaaggatggatggaaggaaggaaggaagggagggaggaaagaaggaaggaaggagaagaagaagaaagagaaggagaaggggaagaagaaggaggaggaggaggaggagaaggaggaggagaaaaagaaggaggaggagaaggaggaggaggaggagaaggagaaggagcagaaggaggaggaggaggaggaggaggaggaggaggaagggcaagcAAAGGTGGGACTTAGTTGTGGTCTTGGCATCAGGATTTCCAGAACAAACAGAGCAGTGCCATATTATCCTACTGTCCACGTCCCAAGAGGTCCAAGCCAGGAATTGTAGCAGAGACACCAGCCTACCCATGCTGGGTAATATTCCCAGTGTCAGCCCCCTCACCAAGGAGGCTCAGCCCCATCCTCTCAGCCTGCCCATCTCTCCCTCCACAGATATACAGGAACTTGGGGCCTCCAGTTCCCTCTTGCCCCCAGTACAGCCAGCCACATGTTGGGAGAGTTGACTTCGCTTACCAGCTGGGGTAGAAATACTGCCTGGCCTTGAAACCCAAGGGGACAGCAATGGAGCtttgttctatttctttctttctttctttcttttttcttttctttttttttttttttttttttttgctttgttttattttatcatgGGATTCTGTGTGGCTGTCTGAATGGATTTCACCCTTACTTGTcacttatttgtttgcttgtttttgtagcGGCACTATTCTGAcccaattttttcagatagagagactgagagggcagGGATGATAACAACAAGGTTATTCAAGACTTctgtatctgaggctctgagcttccaggttcaatccctgactacCACAAatcagagttgtgcagtgctctggttaaaaggagAAAGGTCTAACACTCTTTGTACACAATGGTCTAACACTCTTTGTACTTCCCCAAGGGTCCAGCTGTGTCCCTAAGAGAGGCATGTGGCTTCTGCTCTGCCCTCTCCAAAGTGAACTTGGACTGTTCCACCCATATAATATCCCATACACGTGGCCTTCTTTCTGCTTCCTGAACACACCAACTCTCCCTACCACTCCAGGGCCTCTTCTCAAGTTGTTCTCTCTCATAGCCAAGTCCCACTCAGATCTGCACCAAGATTCCCACTCTGTCCACCTGTATTCCACCATAGCTGTATACCTTCAACTCTAAACTCTCTCCACGGGGTCTGTAAACTTCTTGTGCCTTCACTGCTAAAAACTCGATGCCTGTGTATGCAGTCTGTGCATACACACATGCTATTGAAAACTAGAGGCAggaacacagacacacaaacagggCAGGGGCTTCTTGACTGTCTCTAGAAGTGGTGAGGAAACACTGCTATAGCTCCAAACAAGTCAAGGCCAGGTAACGCTACAGGCAGCATTGCACCCTATTTTCCATGTAATCTCTTCCACCCTCCACTGCAGGCTCTTGGACCCAAACAGAAGCAAGACCTATATCCTCCAAATACCACAAGGCACTCAGAGTCAAAATTAACTAGAGGAGTTTATTGTCATTCAAATGTACAAAAGAAAACAGACTGTAGCAAACAGATTGGGGAAGTATGAGAAAAATTAAATGTCGTTCTCCATACAACGCTCTAATAACACCTTTGAGCAGGCTCCCCTCCCTGTCCCAGCTTTAGGCACAGCAGCTACACTTGCTGGATGCCCCCTTGCATATACAGCCCTGGGCACACTTGGCACAGCCCACAGGGCAGCAGGAGCAGCAACCTGGgggggaaaaaggaacagaatgaGAAGTCACACAGCATCACCAGGCACCTCCATCCCCAACAGCCGGCCTGGCTCAAGCTCTGCCCCAGCACTGGAGAGCCCCCAGTAAGGATAGCATGCTCCCTCTTCCAGAACTTTTTCAAAGTTCCTACTCCACCAGGGAAACCATCAGAAACCCAGGAGAGAACAGAAAACCTGGAAACACCACCCTCCAAAGAGTGAAGTGAGGAAAGACTCAAAAGAGAGAATAGACATATCGCTGTGGATGTGGGAGCAACTCCCAGGAGGCCAAGAAGCTCTGCCTGCCTCCACAGGAAAGTGCTGTAGCACCGGTCAGAGAGACCACACGTAGTAGCCAACTTCAAGTGCATAAACTGCTTCAAGACACTACATATTTCAGAAGTTGTAATGGTGACAAGAGACCTCTTCTGGCTTTGTTCTCCACTCTATTCAGTGTTGCCTCTGGacatgtttcccctttctatgaGAGTTTGGGACCCAGCTATATCAGCTCTACTAGTCTTCCCTCAGGCACAGAGGGAAGTGGGTGCCAGGAGTTGCTCACTGGActaatgctgctgctgctgctgagtttgAGGCTCCCTCTCTGCCTCAGCCCAGCCCCAGGACCCCATCCAGGGAAGGCCCCACACTCACTTTTCTTGCAGGAGGTGCAtttgcagtccttgcacttgcagGAGCCAGCACAGCTGCAGGAACCAGCTgcagggcagagaaaaataggaGTGTGATAAGGAAAAGCGCACCTGTGTGTCTACTGACTCACCTGCACTTCCCATATCAAGTTAAGCTCTGGAAGTTCCTATCCCACCAGAACAGACCGAAGGGACTGGTATACCTGTGCCATCCCTTCTGTCCTCCTGGGAGAGGTGGGTACCCTCTTGGTGTTCACTCCACTAGGAAGGACCCAAATTCCAGACCCTGCATAGGCAGACTGGATCAGAGCTGAGGACCAAGGCCTTATGCCATCACCCCAGGTGATATAGCCCCTGCAATCAAGTCCTTACTGGTAGCACACATTACTGAACAGAACTCTGGACCCTAGTTCAGGAGCCTTATAAGCCACTTATGACCACTAGGAAAAATCATCTTAAGTCTCAACACCTTTAACTCTACCATAGATGCACAGGGGAATGGAAATTCCCTAGTGAACTTGgctaggggaaaagaaaagagaaaagaaaagaagagaagagaagagaagagaagagaaaagaaaagaaaagaaaagaaaagaaaagaaaagaaaagaaaagaaaagaaaaagcaacagctctgtggtccatgaggtggcacagtgataaagctttggactctcaagcacgaggtcctgagttcgatctccagcagcacatgtgccagagtgatgtctggctctttctctctctgcttttctcataaataaataaataaataaataaataaaatttaaaaagaaagcaaaagcaatAGCTCTGATGAACAACTGGGGAAGTGGCTTAGAGGCAAGTATTGAACTTGCCATATGAGGCCATGAGTTCAATCTCCACTACCACAGATGGCTACAGTGATGTTCTAGTTGTCTCAcactcttaaaaaaattaatactacagaaggaaaaggaagtcATCTGATTTCAAACTCAACACCTCCTTCTGCAAAAAGAAAGGGGCGTCCCAAAGGCCAAAGTAGGGTGTCTCTTACCAGTGGAGCAGGAGCAGTTGGGGTCCATTTCCAAATGAAGTGAGGTCAAGGTCCAAGAAAGCAGTGCAGAAGATGCTCTTGAAGTCTTGGAAAGCGTGCCTGGTACCTTGGAGCCCAGGGCTCATTTTAAACCCAGAGGATGAGGGCCCGGGTGCAAAGGCTCCGCCCCTCCCCCTGCATACACCCCGCCCC
The DNA window shown above is from Erinaceus europaeus chromosome 2, mEriEur2.1, whole genome shotgun sequence and carries:
- the LOC103110906 gene encoding metallothionein-1E, whose protein sequence is MDPNCSCSTAGSCSCAGSCKCKDCKCTSCKKSCCSCCPVGCAKCAQGCICKGASSKCSCCA